In Amycolatopsis jiangsuensis, the following proteins share a genomic window:
- the ruvA gene encoding Holliday junction branch migration protein RuvA produces the protein MISSVRGEVLSVGLDHVVVEVGGVGLAVQATPATLATLRRGEQTRLHTALVVREDSLTLFGFAGEDARELFGLLQTVSGIGPRLALATLAVLEPDKLRAALVEGNLTVLTQVPGIGRKGAERLSLELRDKVTALGGAGEAPAVAAPGALRGEVVEALAGLGFPAKQAEQAVDRVLGEGEGHTTSSVLRSALATLGRKQ, from the coding sequence ATGATCTCCTCGGTACGCGGTGAAGTGCTCTCCGTCGGCCTCGACCACGTGGTGGTCGAGGTCGGCGGAGTCGGCCTCGCCGTGCAGGCCACCCCGGCGACGCTGGCCACGCTGCGCCGCGGCGAGCAGACCCGGCTGCACACCGCGCTGGTCGTGCGTGAGGATTCGCTGACCCTCTTCGGATTCGCCGGCGAGGACGCGCGCGAGCTGTTCGGCCTGCTGCAGACCGTGTCCGGCATCGGACCGCGGCTCGCGCTGGCCACCCTGGCCGTGCTGGAGCCGGACAAGCTGCGCGCCGCGCTGGTCGAAGGCAACCTCACCGTGCTCACCCAGGTGCCCGGCATCGGCCGCAAGGGCGCCGAGCGGCTCAGCCTCGAGTTGCGCGACAAGGTCACCGCGCTCGGCGGCGCCGGTGAAGCGCCGGCGGTGGCGGCGCCCGGTGCGCTGCGCGGTGAGGTCGTGGAGGCGCTGGCCGGTCTCGGCTTCCCGGCCAAACAGGCCGAACAGGCGGTGGACCGCGTGCTCGGCGAGGGCGAGGGGCACACCACCTCGTCGGTGCTGCGCTCCGCGCTCGCGACCCTCGGCCGCAAGCAGTAG
- the ruvC gene encoding crossover junction endodeoxyribonuclease RuvC: MRVLGVDPGLTRCGLGVVDGGKGRSVRPVAVGVVRTPADTDLAQRLLSVADEVERWLDRYRPEAVAVERVFAQHNVRTAMGTAQAGGVVALAAARRGLPVVFHTPSEVKAAVTGSGRADKAQVTGMVMRLLGLEERPKPADAADALALAICHLWREPMRVRLAEAEARAAELARSHRARLAAAAKQAGPPKTPAGPSKTPAGLAREQAGPTKTQDESGARR, translated from the coding sequence GTGCGGGTGCTCGGGGTCGATCCCGGTCTGACCAGGTGCGGCCTCGGTGTCGTCGACGGCGGCAAGGGCCGGTCCGTGCGCCCGGTCGCGGTCGGGGTGGTGCGGACACCGGCGGACACGGACCTGGCGCAGCGGCTGCTGTCGGTCGCCGACGAGGTGGAGCGTTGGCTCGACCGGTACCGGCCGGAGGCGGTCGCGGTGGAGCGGGTGTTCGCCCAGCACAACGTGCGCACCGCGATGGGCACCGCGCAGGCCGGTGGGGTGGTGGCGCTGGCCGCGGCCCGGCGCGGGCTGCCGGTCGTGTTCCACACCCCCAGCGAGGTGAAGGCCGCCGTCACCGGCTCCGGCCGCGCGGACAAGGCTCAGGTCACCGGTATGGTGATGCGCCTGCTCGGCCTCGAGGAACGGCCGAAGCCCGCCGACGCGGCGGACGCGCTGGCGCTGGCCATCTGCCACCTCTGGCGGGAGCCGATGCGGGTCCGGCTCGCCGAGGCCGAGGCCCGGGCCGCCGAGCTGGCGCGATCGCACCGAGCCCGGCTCGCCGCCGCGGCGAAACAGGCCGGGCCGCCGAAGACCCCGGCGGGGCCTTCGAAAACACCGGCCGGGCTTGCGAGAGAGCAGGCCGGGCCCACGAAAACGCAGGACGAATCAGGAGCACGACGATGA
- a CDS encoding cupin domain-containing protein — MPVPEDPAPFITHLGLTPLPGEGGQYAESWRGEEGSSIYYLLRAPEFSAPHRLDRVEVFVHHAGAPARMLLLHPGGEVTRPVLGGDVAAGERPQVVVPAGVWQATVTLGAWSLLGTVVVPPYTGDCVEFTEPAALAARFPAAAAELAALPQR, encoded by the coding sequence ATGCCCGTCCCGGAGGATCCCGCACCGTTCATCACGCACCTGGGCCTGACGCCGCTGCCGGGTGAAGGCGGGCAGTACGCGGAGAGCTGGCGTGGCGAGGAGGGCTCGTCGATCTACTACCTGCTGCGGGCACCGGAGTTCTCCGCGCCGCACCGGCTGGACCGGGTCGAGGTGTTCGTGCACCACGCCGGCGCGCCGGCCCGGATGCTGCTGCTGCATCCCGGCGGGGAGGTGACCCGGCCGGTGCTCGGCGGCGACGTGGCCGCGGGCGAGCGCCCGCAGGTCGTGGTGCCGGCCGGGGTCTGGCAGGCGACGGTCACGCTGGGCGCGTGGAGCCTGCTCGGCACCGTGGTGGTGCCGCCCTACACCGGCGACTGCGTGGAGTTCACGGAACCGGCCGCGCTCGCCGCGCGGTTCCCCGCCGCGGCGGCGGAGCTGGCGGCACTGCCGCAGCGGTGA